The following is a genomic window from Proteiniborus sp. DW1.
CGTTAGTGTACCAGATGTTATTGTTACTTGTTTTACTGTAATCCTTAGCCTTAAGGTTTTCTACCTTGTTTAAGGCACTTGAATCTTTAACTTTTACATAGTCTAGATACTTAAAATCTCCTGTCAATTCAGGCCTAAAATAAACAAAGATGCCACTAATACCTTCACTGGACTTTCCAACATTTTTTACTATATGATCAAGATCGCTTAAATAATGCTCTGAAGCTTCAGGATCATTAAGCAAAGATATGACATCCTTTGTATCAGTTATTGTTGATATGAGAACCTTAACTGAATTTTCAAAATGGCTTATTGACTGATCCAGCTTATTTACACTACTAGTGGCAGTTAGTAAAATATTTTCGTGTGCCCCCTTCATTATTACTTTACTGCTAGATATTGTACTTACTGAGCCAATAATTACTGTTAACACTACAGTACAAGTTAGTATGGATGCTATAACTTTTGTCCTAATACTTTTCAATTTTATTCCTCCCATATGTAAAATATTATAGAAGGGTAATTTGGTTAATTGGGAATGTTTCAGTTAATTTTACTACATATTGCTTCTTATTAAAAGAATAGAATAGGATGAAATATCGTAGAAATATAAATATATATGCATAATACACCAATAATCTAAATTTTTCATTATTTATTAAAAATATGAAAACTAGTATTAAAGACCTAAATATTATATATTAAATTTTTGAAACATATAGAGAGTTATTCTGTATTTTTGTATCGAATTTAACATAGTGTTTTTGCATCTTATTTACAGAATGATACTAATATGTTATAATTACCATGAAATCTAGTAGTAAGGGCACTTAGGAAAACGATTTACTATGTAAGTCGGATATTATGTTAGTTTTTAAAATGCTAATATTTAAGGGGGAACTGAAATGGCGGAAAAAACTTTAAATCCTTTTGAGATTGTTCAACAGCAGATAAAGTCAGCATGTGACAAATTAGGAACGGAAGAGGCTGTCTATGAACTGCTTAAGCAACCTCTAAGAACACTCGAAGTTAATTTTCCTGTTAAGATGGATGATGGTAGTATAAGAGTATTTACTGGCTATAGGGCACAACATAATGATGCTCTTGGTCCAGCAAAAGGAGGAATAAGATTCCATCCAGGAGTTAATTTTGATGAAGTTAAAGCATTATCAGCATGGATGACATTTAAGTGCGGGGTAGTAGGAGTTCCATATGGTGGAGGAAAAGGTGGAGTAATTGTTGATCCTTCAGAATTATCTCAAGGAGAACTAGAAAGACTTTGTAGAGCTTACATAGTAGCGATATCACCTATTATTGGGGAAAAGAAAGATATACCAGCACCGGATGTCGGTACCAACCCGCAAGTAATGTCTTGGATGACAGATGAGTATTCTAAGATGAGGGGAGAAAATGTACCTGGAATAATTACTGGAAAACCTGTTGCTTATGGAGGATCTCTAGCTAGAAATGAAGCTACTGGATATGGAGTTGCTTTAATGATGAGAGAAGCGGCTAAGAAAAATGGCTTGGATATGAAGGACCTAAAAGTAGCAGTCCAAGGTTTTGGTAACGTAGGAAGTTTTGCTGCATTATATGCTCAGGAAATGGGTGCAAAAGTCGTTGCGATATCAGATTTTTCATGTTGTTTAGTTGATGA
Proteins encoded in this region:
- a CDS encoding Glu/Leu/Phe/Val dehydrogenase is translated as MAEKTLNPFEIVQQQIKSACDKLGTEEAVYELLKQPLRTLEVNFPVKMDDGSIRVFTGYRAQHNDALGPAKGGIRFHPGVNFDEVKALSAWMTFKCGVVGVPYGGGKGGVIVDPSELSQGELERLCRAYIVAISPIIGEKKDIPAPDVGTNPQVMSWMTDEYSKMRGENVPGIITGKPVAYGGSLARNEATGYGVALMMREAAKKNGLDMKDLKVAVQGFGNVGSFAALYAQEMGAKVVAISDFSCCLVDENGIDVKALKEYSTNNKNRFITGFGNGTKELDREEIFGVECDLFSPCALENAITSQTVDKIKAKIVVEGANGPTTPEANKVLNEKGVFTVPDILANAGGVTVSYFEWVQNLMNHYWSFEEVQQKQEQLMVKAFNEIIDLSEQYNVDMRTAGYMISIKKVADAMKLRGWY